TCCGTCACTGCTCACCAGTtggttagagtgacacaacaaGTGAGTCAGACGGGGAAGCTTCGCCAGTTCATTCACCACACACCactgagggggagagagagagagagagagttggccAAAGTGAcccacactaacacacactgatgtgtgtgtgtgtgtgtgtgtagctgcacAGACCTCGGAGATGTTGTTGTGCTCCAGGTTGAGCTTCGTCAGCGCTGGGAACATGTCTGTTTGACCACCTGCAGGACGGACCAATGAGCAGCAGTGTTgaatattaattattaattcattaaaaacaatgttaacTGAGGATGTGAAATGCGTGGTCGTATTATGAATGTGTGagttattattagtagtattttTTACCAGGAGCAGCATCATCAAATCGAATGTCGGACAGTCCGGTCTTGGACAAGTTCAGGTACTCCAGTCTGCAATAAAGCAgctttatatttcatttcagaAGCTTTcccgaagaaaaaaaacagctgaaaagAATATTGcaatttaatatttttcttaCATCGTTCATCCCTAAATTCAACAAACAAAGAGTCGGTTTGATTGAGACGTCTGAGGGGCCTGATCTCTATCTGTGGAATGCTAATATTTACAAATAGCTCTCATTGTGATGAAGGCTAAGAATAACCGCCGGTGGTGCTGTGTGGGCGTGTCTCTGCGCGCCGTACCTGAGCAGAGCTGCCAGAGCCGGCACGGTGTGCTGCGCTAAACGGTTACCGGACACGTTGAGGCTCCTCAGGGACTGCAGCACTCCTTCAGGccttcgacacacacacacacacaagcacacacacgcacaccagagTTACACAAAGCGCGTGCGCACGTGGGGCGAATCAGGCGCTCGGATCAtcacctctgcagctccgtgATGTCGTTCTCTTGCACGGAAAGTTCCTCCAGCTGCGGCCACATGGGGGCGCACTGCAGGATCTGAGGGGGCAAATAACAACATGACGCTAAATCATTAAATGTTGCCAAGAattgtttgtgtaaaataaatatgtctgTCAAAATGTGTGTACAAATGCATTGATGATATATGTacttatacttttttttctgtgtacaAAGCAAATGTAAAGGAAAAACCAGAGAAGGAGGCTAGAATGCTGTCATGGGGGCGAATGGTCGGTTCGCCGTGCCGCCGCCTACCTGCGGCCAGGTGAGCTCACAGCCGTTCAGGGCGAGCACTCGCAGGCCGCGGAACGACCGGCGGTGGGCGGAGACGTCGGCGGGCAGACGCAGCCTGTTGTTCCTGTGAAAGCgttgagaaaaacaacaaggagAAGCGCTCAGCGAAGAGACAGAACGACGACATCAAGACCCGACAGAGCAAACGCGTACATCAGGGTGAGGCTCTCCAGATGCTCCAGCTGCTGAGCGATGGCCGACACGTCCTCCCAGCGGGACAGCAGGGAGGCGGACAGGTCCAGCACCTGCACGTCTGATCCCCGCCGTCAAGGTCACACCCttttcatatacatatatacattaatATATTCTACATCTACTACCATGTAGGAGCTGGTGAGTCTGTGAAAAGATACTTGGCGTCGTTTTCCTGATCTCTCCATCGGCCCCCGGCCCGTTCACCTCGCAGCTGCCCAGCAGCGCCGAGGGGAGGCTCTCATAGCTGcagagacaaaatgaaaaatgacatgAAGAAGTTCCCTGAGCCGTAACCCTACTTcagagccccccctcctcccccccgagaGAGGACGGCGAGGAGGTCGTACCTGCGCTCCGTGATCTTGCCCCACTTGACCTTTTTGGGGCCGAAGCTGATGTCGTTGCTCGTCACCTCCTCCGCGTCGATCTGGTACACCCGAGCCACAGCGGCCAGGAAGTCCACCCCCAGGCCCACCTTGGCCGGGCGGACAAAGGAGCCTCCACCGGGGCGCCTGAGAACCATCAGATCAGGCGATTTCAAATAAGCGAGTGGAAAACACGCTCGTCGTCAAAGCGGAAGATGGCGACTCGACAACTCAGAAGCACCTGCAGGTGAAGTACTGGACCCCCCCGTGGGCGCCGTCGTGTT
The sequence above is a segment of the Gasterosteus aculeatus chromosome 9, fGasAcu3.hap1.1, whole genome shotgun sequence genome. Coding sequences within it:
- the tbce gene encoding tubulin-specific chaperone E, with protein sequence MTESGASMGANRTEPDGPAVPTDLLGRRVSCDGERASVLYVGPVPPTEGLWLGVEWDNPQRGKHDGAHGGVQYFTCRRPGGGSFVRPAKVGLGVDFLAAVARVYQIDAEEVTSNDISFGPKKVKWGKITERSYESLPSALLGSCEVNGPGADGEIRKTTPNVQVLDLSASLLSRWEDVSAIAQQLEHLESLTLMNNRLRLPADVSAHRRSFRGLRVLALNGCELTWPQILQCAPMWPQLEELSVQENDITELQRPEGVLQSLRSLNVSGNRLAQHTVPALAALLRLEYLNLSKTGLSDIRFDDAAPGGQTDMFPALTKLNLEHNNISEWCVVNELAKLPRLTHLLCHSNQLVSSDGNPKTANQLLIAKLGGLVSLNNCEIHHKERRGAEIDYIKMFGGEWLEAGGGRRPSAQFVSQHPRYLSLIAKYGAPEEGELKKPEPFALKNQLLKITFVFPDAADREPIEKKLLASMLVQKVKGLLYRLLKVPAADLKLTYTSPKKLGTEFEIDSDLKTLQFYSIEDGDQVLVRWS